The proteins below come from a single Tissierella sp. MB52-C2 genomic window:
- a CDS encoding TIGR04282 family arsenosugar biosynthesis glycosyltransferase has protein sequence MNALILMTRVPLPGMTKTRLMDIMTGEECANLHMEFLKDLFNTFKALKEDIDIYITYTPEYSLGVIGNIIPNFTKTFPQRGEDLGSKMYNGISHVLNLGYEKVVLIGSDIPHISSSDIFYSFEILDKNHIVLGPSYDGGYYLIGMKTPNKGIFHINKKWGGKSVLESTVDIINSQGLTVDFAPKYMDIDTKEDLFLFMDMYKNNENPIASNTIEFVRRWSGKYDKKQINRTNQTIY, from the coding sequence ATGAATGCTTTAATACTTATGACAAGAGTTCCTCTGCCTGGAATGACCAAAACCAGATTAATGGACATAATGACAGGAGAAGAGTGTGCTAATTTACATATGGAATTTCTGAAGGATTTATTTAATACTTTTAAAGCTTTAAAAGAAGATATAGACATATATATTACCTATACTCCAGAATATTCTCTAGGAGTAATAGGCAATATAATTCCTAATTTTACCAAAACCTTTCCTCAAAGGGGAGAAGATCTAGGAAGTAAAATGTATAATGGAATTTCTCATGTATTAAATTTAGGATATGAAAAGGTAGTTTTAATAGGTTCAGATATACCTCATATTAGTTCTTCTGATATATTTTATTCCTTTGAAATATTAGATAAAAATCATATAGTCCTGGGACCTTCCTATGATGGTGGATATTATTTGATTGGTATGAAAACACCAAATAAGGGAATATTTCATATAAACAAAAAGTGGGGTGGAAAATCAGTCCTTGAATCTACTGTAGATATTATTAATAGTCAAGGATTAACTGTAGATTTTGCACCAAAATATATGGATATTGATACTAAGGAAGATTTATTTTTATTCATGGATATGTATAAAAACAATGAAAATCCAATAGCTTCAAATACCATAGAATTTGTAAGAAGATGGAGTGGTAAATATGATAAGAAACAAATTAATAGGACAAATCAAACAATATATTGA
- a CDS encoding nucleoside hydrolase: protein MIFDCDNTMGLPNKDVDDGLTLMYLIGNNNIDLLGVTTTFGNSNIEDVFTTTTKLFRDLNITNIPLKKGAAQDYDRRSEAARFLVDMVNKYPNEITILATGSLSNLYGAYLLDSDFYKKVKKIVLMGGLTEPLIINCKNLNELNFSVDSEASHNVLHSGAKVTTMTGHICLQAEFKKEEYERLMDNKDIPSYIYIREHSYGWFEHFRALFNTEGFFNWDIVAAVYITNPELFNENPKPIVSTVKDLETGFLRVDENSEKENIVNIPTVIKNVELFNELIFEAWKNV from the coding sequence GTGATTTTTGATTGTGATAATACTATGGGATTACCAAACAAAGATGTGGACGATGGTTTAACTCTTATGTATTTAATAGGTAATAATAATATAGATTTGCTTGGAGTAACCACTACTTTTGGCAACAGCAATATAGAGGACGTATTTACAACTACAACTAAATTGTTTAGAGATCTAAATATTACAAATATCCCCTTAAAGAAGGGAGCGGCACAGGACTATGATAGAAGAAGTGAAGCGGCTAGATTTCTTGTAGATATGGTCAATAAGTACCCTAATGAAATTACTATATTGGCAACAGGTTCTCTATCTAATCTATATGGTGCTTATCTTCTTGATAGTGATTTCTATAAAAAGGTTAAAAAAATTGTACTTATGGGAGGGTTGACTGAGCCCTTGATCATCAATTGTAAAAACTTAAATGAGTTAAACTTCTCCGTTGATAGTGAAGCAAGTCACAATGTTCTGCACTCTGGTGCAAAAGTCACTACGATGACAGGTCATATCTGTCTACAGGCGGAGTTCAAAAAAGAAGAATATGAAAGATTGATGGATAATAAAGATATACCGTCCTATATCTACATTAGAGAACATTCCTATGGGTGGTTTGAACATTTTAGAGCTTTATTTAATACAGAGGGATTTTTCAATTGGGATATAGTTGCAGCTGTATATATAACTAATCCTGAATTATTTAATGAAAATCCTAAACCTATAGTTTCCACTGTAAAGGATTTGGAAACTGGATTTTTAAGAGTAGATGAGAATAGTGAAAAGGAAAATATAGTAAATATACCTACAGTGATAAAGAATGTAGAACTGTTTAATGAGTTAATTTTTGAGGCTTGGAAGAATGTTTAG
- a CDS encoding (Fe-S)-binding protein, with product MNISDKAMKKIIEAEERCIGCKACMKGCPMLIKFCENPKDLLRELKDKKEYDYSLPYSCMLCGYCSKVCPKNVDLKSIFMRLRKDIVEENNGKVPKELGTGGVDIHQKLSFSYLFTSDIENLQGDTIFFPGCGLISHSPKIVENTYSYLRTKINGIGIYTKCCGKPTVFLGKDRKFKEYYSILEKEFEDKNIKRIITGCQNCFMTIKNNSKDIEVVSLWEVIAKEGVPEDRRGIGTTINKKFTIHDPCPTRDMDIIHSSIRDILNELGFRVEEMKYNRGETLCCGAGGLVPTTEGHIAKAHTIRRANEAYTEYIIAYCQECVESMRRGGKKSYHILDLLFNDDFQNMEQINQGLIRKWVNRYNGKKIGK from the coding sequence ATGAATATATCAGATAAAGCTATGAAGAAAATAATTGAAGCAGAAGAAAGATGTATTGGATGTAAAGCCTGTATGAAGGGCTGTCCTATGCTTATCAAGTTTTGCGAAAATCCGAAAGACTTGTTAAGGGAATTAAAGGATAAAAAGGAATATGACTACTCTTTACCTTATTCATGTATGTTATGTGGTTATTGCTCCAAGGTATGTCCAAAGAATGTAGATTTAAAGTCTATTTTTATGAGATTAAGAAAAGACATAGTGGAAGAAAATAATGGGAAGGTGCCTAAGGAATTGGGAACTGGAGGGGTGGACATCCATCAGAAACTTAGTTTTTCCTACTTATTTACATCTGATATAGAGAATTTACAAGGAGATACCATATTTTTTCCAGGCTGTGGACTTATTTCCCATAGTCCAAAGATTGTGGAAAATACGTATAGCTATCTTAGAACTAAAATAAATGGTATAGGAATATATACAAAGTGCTGTGGAAAACCTACTGTATTTCTAGGTAAGGATAGGAAGTTTAAAGAATATTACTCCATACTGGAAAAAGAATTTGAAGATAAAAATATAAAAAGAATCATAACTGGATGCCAAAATTGTTTTATGACCATAAAGAATAATAGTAAAGATATAGAGGTGGTTTCTTTATGGGAAGTAATAGCAAAGGAAGGAGTTCCAGAGGATAGAAGGGGTATAGGAACAACTATAAATAAGAAATTTACTATCCATGATCCATGTCCTACTAGAGATATGGATATAATCCATAGTTCTATTAGAGATATATTAAATGAGTTAGGGTTTAGGGTAGAAGAAATGAAATATAACAGGGGAGAAACTCTTTGCTGTGGGGCAGGAGGTCTAGTGCCTACCACTGAAGGTCATATAGCTAAGGCGCATACCATAAGGAGAGCTAATGAGGCATATACAGAATATATAATTGCCTATTGTCAGGAATGTGTAGAGTCTATGAGAAGAGGCGGGAAGAAGTCATATCATATATTGGACTTATTATTTAATGATGATTTTCAAAATATGGAACAAATAAATCAAGGATTAATAAGAAAATGGGTCAATAGATATAATGGAAAGAAAATAGGGAAGTGA
- the tadA gene encoding tRNA adenosine(34) deaminase TadA, which translates to MDIFYMKEALEEAKRAYSAYEVPVGAVVVYKGEIIGRGYNQRETISDPTAHAEILSIKEASQWLHAWRLLDCTMYVTLEPCAMCAGAIVNSRIGRLVIGARDPKRGCCGTIEDLTNHPKFNHRVEVEFGVLEDECSSIISEFFRELRRNK; encoded by the coding sequence ATGGATATTTTTTATATGAAAGAAGCTTTAGAAGAAGCTAAAAGAGCTTATAGCGCCTACGAAGTTCCAGTAGGTGCTGTTGTTGTTTATAAAGGAGAAATAATTGGTAGAGGTTATAATCAAAGGGAAACAATAAGTGACCCTACGGCCCATGCAGAAATACTTTCAATTAAAGAAGCAAGCCAATGGCTTCATGCTTGGAGATTACTTGATTGTACCATGTATGTTACCTTAGAGCCTTGTGCCATGTGTGCTGGTGCCATAGTTAATTCCAGAATAGGTAGGTTAGTTATAGGTGCTAGAGATCCTAAAAGAGGATGCTGTGGAACTATAGAGGATTTAACAAATCACCCTAAGTTTAATCATAGGGTAGAAGTTGAATTTGGAGTATTGGAAGATGAGTGCAGTAGTATAATATCTGAATTTTTTAGAGAATTAAGAAGAAATAAATAA
- a CDS encoding TVP38/TMEM64 family protein encodes MKDKKSLLKILIIATIIIIIAILINKFNIFKGYGPSEIKDYIQGKGIMAPIIYLVLLSSLPLLLFPDSVLVIAGGMIFGLFWGTILTTIGSLIGAIISFYISRCLGQQVVKKIIKRDIVLFNNKNKKSGFFLTLILRLIPLFPFKVVSYSAGLSDIKLKDFILATTIGSMPGIIVYTNLGDKTTALGSKDFYIAIGLLIGLIVISFIMKRLFQGKGEGINE; translated from the coding sequence ATGAAAGATAAAAAGTCTTTATTAAAAATTCTTATAATAGCAACTATTATAATTATCATAGCAATATTAATTAATAAATTTAATATATTCAAAGGCTATGGACCAAGTGAAATCAAGGACTATATCCAAGGTAAGGGAATAATGGCTCCTATTATATATTTGGTATTATTATCTTCTTTACCACTTCTATTGTTTCCAGATTCTGTATTAGTAATAGCCGGTGGAATGATATTTGGATTATTTTGGGGAACTATACTTACCACTATAGGTTCCTTAATTGGAGCAATTATCTCTTTTTATATCTCCAGATGTTTAGGACAACAAGTAGTTAAGAAAATTATAAAAAGGGATATAGTATTATTTAACAATAAAAATAAAAAATCAGGTTTTTTTCTTACATTAATCCTAAGACTTATACCATTATTCCCATTTAAGGTAGTAAGTTATAGCGCAGGATTATCTGATATAAAATTAAAAGATTTTATCTTGGCTACGACTATTGGTTCTATGCCAGGGATTATAGTATATACAAATCTTGGAGATAAGACTACAGCATTAGGAAGTAAAGATTTTTATATAGCAATTGGATTATTAATAGGATTAATTGTTATTTCATTTATAATGAAAAGATTATTTCAAGGGAAAGGAGAAGGAATAAATGAATAA
- a CDS encoding ABC transporter substrate-binding protein, which produces MNKKLLLLILSSILIFNLVGCAKKPSVDTIDVLDSSWEDILQEAKGTTVTYYGWGGSDTHNSWIDGYVADTLKERYDITLKRVGMNIDEILNNLLNEKQVESTEGNIDVVWINGENFFTAKENGLLFGPFTEELPNFNKYIDKDSPDVKYDFGYSVDGYEAPYGKAQFVMIYDSEKTDNVPKGHEELLEWAKNNPGKFTYPALPDFTGSAFIRNIISDIVGYEQFIDMEADEEVVRKAIEPAIEYLKELKPYLWKEGKTYPAEVPLLNNMYADGEVWMTMGYNPNEASNKILTGEFKDTTRTFIFDKGTIGNTNFLAIPFNSPNKAGAMAVIDFILSVEAQVSKYDPTGRGDLPVLDNDKLSDEEKAMFNAIELGIATLPQDELAEHRLPEMPAKLVPIIEKIWMETIPGEGE; this is translated from the coding sequence ATGAATAAAAAGTTATTATTGCTTATATTATCAAGTATTTTAATCTTTAACTTAGTTGGATGTGCTAAGAAACCCTCAGTAGATACTATAGATGTATTAGATAGTAGTTGGGAAGATATTTTACAAGAAGCTAAGGGGACCACAGTTACATACTATGGATGGGGTGGAAGCGATACTCATAACTCATGGATTGACGGATATGTGGCAGACACATTAAAGGAAAGATATGATATAACTTTAAAAAGAGTAGGTATGAATATAGATGAAATCCTTAATAATCTTTTAAATGAGAAACAAGTGGAGTCTACTGAAGGAAATATAGATGTTGTATGGATTAATGGAGAAAATTTCTTTACAGCTAAAGAAAATGGTTTATTGTTTGGACCATTTACAGAAGAATTACCAAACTTTAATAAGTATATAGATAAAGATTCTCCAGATGTGAAATACGACTTTGGTTATTCTGTAGATGGCTATGAGGCACCTTATGGAAAGGCACAGTTTGTTATGATTTATGATAGTGAAAAGACAGATAATGTACCTAAGGGACATGAGGAATTACTAGAATGGGCAAAGAATAATCCAGGAAAGTTTACATATCCTGCATTACCCGATTTTACAGGTTCTGCATTTATTAGAAATATAATATCCGATATAGTAGGATATGAACAGTTTATAGATATGGAAGCAGATGAAGAAGTAGTAAGAAAAGCCATAGAGCCGGCAATAGAATATTTAAAGGAATTAAAACCTTATCTTTGGAAAGAAGGAAAAACTTATCCAGCAGAAGTACCACTTTTAAACAATATGTATGCAGATGGAGAAGTATGGATGACTATGGGATATAATCCAAATGAAGCATCTAATAAAATATTAACTGGAGAGTTTAAAGATACTACTAGAACTTTTATATTTGATAAGGGAACCATAGGCAATACAAACTTTTTAGCAATTCCTTTTAACTCACCGAATAAAGCTGGTGCAATGGCTGTTATTGACTTTATTTTAAGTGTTGAAGCACAGGTCTCAAAGTATGATCCTACAGGTAGAGGAGATTTGCCAGTACTAGATAATGATAAACTTAGTGATGAAGAAAAGGCTATGTTCAATGCTATAGAATTAGGTATAGCAACTTTACCACAGGATGAATTAGCAGAACATAGATTACCTGAAATGCCAGCAAAACTAGTACCAATTATTGAAAAGATTTGGATGGAAACAATTCCTGGTGAAGGTGAATAA
- a CDS encoding ABC transporter ATP-binding protein yields the protein MIELKNIYKGFSGKKVLNNISLVIEEGELVSLLGPSGCGKTTSLKIIGGLLPPDEGDILIDGKTVLNVPVEKRGIVIVFQDYLLFPHLNIEENIGFGLKMRKVPKKDIKIQVKKMLDLVKLKGYNKKYPNEISGGEQQRVALARALAIDPRVLLLDEPFSNLDTKLREEMRELTKSIQKKLNITTILVTHDKEEALMTSDKIAIMLKGEIKQFGTPEELYESPNSMEVADFMGDKNYISGSVINNRFIGNTLNFPINMEDMENVIVMVKPEDIRICPQETKTLSGIIRSKKYGGERIYYTVSIDKDMLKVVSNASPTYEVEDKVSIDINLEGIRLFKDEDR from the coding sequence ATGATTGAACTTAAAAATATATATAAAGGTTTCAGTGGGAAAAAGGTATTGAATAATATATCTTTAGTCATAGAAGAGGGAGAATTAGTATCGTTACTTGGACCATCAGGATGTGGAAAGACTACATCCTTAAAGATTATTGGGGGACTTCTTCCTCCAGATGAGGGAGATATATTAATAGATGGAAAAACTGTATTAAATGTTCCAGTGGAAAAAAGAGGAATAGTTATAGTATTTCAAGATTATCTTTTATTTCCACATCTAAATATAGAAGAAAACATAGGATTTGGGCTTAAAATGAGAAAGGTTCCTAAAAAGGATATAAAGATCCAAGTGAAAAAGATGTTAGACTTAGTTAAGTTAAAGGGATATAATAAAAAGTACCCTAATGAAATCTCAGGAGGAGAACAGCAAAGAGTTGCATTAGCTAGAGCTTTAGCCATTGATCCAAGGGTGCTTTTATTAGATGAACCATTTTCCAATTTAGATACAAAGCTAAGGGAAGAAATGCGAGAACTTACAAAGAGTATACAAAAAAAATTAAATATAACGACTATTTTAGTGACCCATGATAAGGAAGAAGCATTAATGACTTCAGACAAAATAGCCATAATGTTAAAGGGTGAAATTAAACAATTTGGAACTCCAGAGGAATTATATGAAAGCCCAAATTCTATGGAAGTGGCAGACTTCATGGGTGATAAGAATTATATTAGTGGCTCAGTGATAAATAACAGATTTATAGGTAATACATTAAACTTTCCTATTAATATGGAAGATATGGAGAATGTAATTGTAATGGTAAAGCCAGAGGATATAAGAATATGCCCACAAGAAACTAAAACATTATCTGGTATAATAAGATCTAAAAAGTATGGTGGAGAGAGGATTTACTATACTGTTTCCATAGATAAAGATATGCTAAAGGTAGTATCCAATGCTTCTCCCACATATGAAGTTGAAGATAAAGTATCTATAGACATAAACCTTGAAGGTATAAGGCTATTTAAGGATGAGGATAGATGA
- a CDS encoding phosphotransferase — protein sequence MIRNKLIGQIKQYIDINRKTILRELNLGEDAEVKFLAQGEYNINFTIDSFDNKYVFRVNTGSQLQLDNQIGYEFNSLKYLEKSSVTPKVFFVDGSKMFFDYGILIMEFLEGYPLDYGRDLQESANIFSKIHSLDINKGNHFVVEENIFSHRIAEGERLLENVWHSDVVDKDIKLFFHKFLDWAKVNRSKEKYFIDEPWHVINNTEVNSHNFIIGENAYLIDWEKPVISDPAQDLTQFLSPTTTLWKTDYILSSDEKEEFFKEYINGLSCKDKNIRERVNLYTPYLYLRALGWCAHAFVEYHDPNKEIKNMDTFKKIKEYLDMDFMEGLLRDYM from the coding sequence ATGATAAGAAACAAATTAATAGGACAAATCAAACAATATATTGATATAAATAGAAAGACTATTTTGAGAGAGCTTAATTTAGGAGAAGATGCGGAAGTTAAGTTTCTGGCTCAAGGTGAATATAATATTAACTTTACAATAGATTCATTTGATAATAAATATGTATTTAGGGTAAATACTGGAAGTCAGCTACAGCTAGATAATCAAATAGGATATGAATTTAATTCCTTAAAATATTTAGAGAAATCTTCTGTAACTCCAAAGGTATTCTTTGTAGATGGATCAAAGATGTTCTTTGACTATGGAATACTTATCATGGAGTTTTTAGAAGGATATCCTCTCGACTATGGTAGAGACTTACAAGAGTCAGCAAATATATTCTCTAAAATTCACTCCTTGGATATAAATAAAGGTAATCATTTTGTTGTGGAGGAAAATATATTTAGCCATAGAATAGCTGAAGGAGAAAGGCTCCTAGAGAATGTATGGCATAGTGATGTAGTAGATAAAGATATTAAATTATTTTTCCATAAGTTCTTAGATTGGGCAAAGGTAAATAGAAGTAAAGAGAAATATTTCATAGATGAGCCTTGGCATGTAATAAATAATACAGAGGTTAATTCCCACAATTTCATCATAGGAGAAAATGCATATTTAATTGACTGGGAAAAACCAGTTATAAGTGATCCAGCTCAAGATTTAACTCAATTTCTTTCCCCTACTACTACATTATGGAAAACAGATTATATACTAAGCAGTGATGAAAAAGAAGAGTTTTTTAAAGAATATATAAATGGACTAAGTTGTAAGGACAAAAATATAAGAGAAAGAGTAAATCTTTATACTCCATATCTATATTTAAGAGCATTAGGGTGGTGTGCCCATGCATTTGTAGAATATCATGACCCCAATAAGGAAATAAAAAACATGGACACATTTAAGAAGATAAAGGAATACTTGGATATGGATTTTATGGAAGGCTTATTGAGGGATTATATGTAA
- a CDS encoding ABC transporter permease subunit has protein sequence MKERLKPYILLIPIMAVIIGIFAFGILMGFLQSIGIFKAAGLTEITLKYYREVLGSKSFIDSLEFSLYIALVSSIISIVLGVLLAYSIYKSKIRTGMERIFNIPIVVPHMVSALLMYNILAQSGTFPRILHSFGLIKEQASFPSLLYGKNGVGIILSYMWKEIPFIAMTTYAILGNISNKLSDVARNLGANNRQVFRHILLPLIGPTVFSSFIIIFAFSFGAYEVPLLLGPTSPQTLPIKAFIEYSNPSLINRPYAMVINMILTFISIVLVWLYNKAFSLMTKYKW, from the coding sequence TTGAAAGAACGATTAAAACCTTATATATTACTAATTCCAATTATGGCAGTGATTATTGGAATATTTGCCTTTGGAATATTAATGGGATTTCTTCAGAGTATTGGTATATTCAAGGCAGCTGGTTTAACAGAAATTACATTGAAATACTATAGAGAAGTTCTAGGGAGCAAGAGTTTTATTGACTCCTTAGAATTTAGTCTTTATATAGCTTTAGTATCTTCTATTATATCTATAGTTTTAGGCGTACTACTTGCATATTCAATTTATAAATCTAAAATTAGAACTGGTATGGAAAGAATATTTAATATACCTATAGTAGTTCCTCATATGGTTTCTGCCCTTCTGATGTATAATATATTGGCTCAATCTGGGACTTTTCCAAGAATACTCCATAGCTTTGGACTAATTAAAGAACAAGCAAGTTTTCCTTCTCTTTTATATGGGAAAAATGGAGTAGGTATTATACTATCCTATATGTGGAAGGAAATTCCCTTTATTGCCATGACTACTTATGCCATATTAGGAAATATTAGCAATAAATTATCAGATGTTGCACGAAACTTAGGGGCAAACAATAGACAAGTCTTTAGACATATTTTACTTCCCCTTATTGGACCTACTGTTTTTTCTTCCTTTATAATAATATTTGCATTTTCCTTTGGAGCCTATGAAGTACCATTGTTACTAGGACCTACATCCCCTCAAACTTTACCTATTAAGGCCTTTATAGAATATAGCAATCCTAGCTTAATAAATAGACCCTATGCTATGGTAATAAACATGATACTGACTTTTATATCTATAGTTTTAGTATGGCTTTACAATAAGGCATTTTCATTGATGACAAAATATAAATGGTGA
- a CDS encoding TIGR04283 family arsenosugar biosynthesis glycosyltransferase: protein MISIIIPVLNEEKTIGKNLERLAKIRGQKEIIVVDGGSIDSTVEIANKYARVIKSEKGRGRQMNAGAKASKGNILWFVHSDSILDEDSLAKIEKTIENGYIGGCFKLYFYDLDTKFMRFVSNSSNKRAKHFKLIFGDQGIFMKRDIFENLGGYKDMELMEDWEFSRRIHRLGKMKVLDKRIGTSGRRFEKGGQVKTLLKMHKIKLLYILGMSPDKLARIYKEVR, encoded by the coding sequence ATGATATCTATAATAATACCTGTATTAAATGAAGAAAAGACTATAGGAAAAAATTTAGAACGACTTGCGAAGATAAGAGGACAAAAAGAAATAATCGTAGTAGATGGAGGCAGTATAGATAGTACAGTAGAAATTGCAAATAAATATGCTAGAGTTATAAAGAGTGAAAAGGGAAGAGGAAGACAGATGAATGCTGGAGCTAAAGCTTCCAAGGGAAATATTCTATGGTTTGTTCATTCTGACTCTATATTAGATGAAGATAGCCTAGCAAAAATAGAAAAAACAATAGAAAATGGTTATATAGGAGGATGTTTCAAACTTTATTTCTATGATTTAGATACTAAATTCATGAGATTTGTGTCAAATTCCTCAAATAAAAGAGCAAAACATTTTAAACTAATTTTTGGAGATCAAGGTATATTTATGAAAAGAGATATTTTCGAAAATTTAGGTGGATATAAGGACATGGAGCTAATGGAGGACTGGGAATTTTCTAGAAGGATTCATAGATTAGGAAAGATGAAGGTATTAGATAAAAGAATAGGCACTTCAGGAAGACGATTTGAAAAAGGTGGACAAGTAAAGACATTATTGAAAATGCATAAAATAAAACTGCTATATATATTAGGTATGTCACCAGATAAATTAGCAAGGATATACAAAGAGGTGAGGTAA
- a CDS encoding ABC transporter permease subunit gives MNKNNLLFRFITYLFMAFLILPLIVIIIWSFTKIWPWPLIFPKEFGLRGWEYFLDPKNNSLGVLLYSITLSTVVTIITLIISIPAGKALGIYEFKGKKLIEILIFAPIIVPTVAVAMGVHITFLKLGLANTFLGVVLIHLPPCIPYGVRILKNVFEIIGESLELQAKVLGANSFQTFINITLPLIAPGIVSAGTMVFIVSFSQYFLNLLIGGGRVITFSMIMFPFVKSGDRMLGSVYSIVFILTTMVFLGLMEILIKKYYKSSGFY, from the coding sequence ATGAATAAGAACAATTTATTATTTAGATTTATTACATATTTGTTTATGGCTTTTTTAATACTTCCATTAATAGTTATAATTATATGGAGTTTTACAAAAATATGGCCTTGGCCTCTAATATTTCCAAAGGAATTTGGTTTAAGGGGATGGGAGTATTTTTTAGACCCTAAGAATAATTCTTTAGGGGTTTTATTATATAGTATTACTTTATCTACAGTAGTGACTATAATTACGCTAATCATAAGTATTCCAGCTGGAAAAGCCTTAGGAATATATGAATTTAAGGGGAAAAAGTTAATAGAAATCTTAATCTTCGCACCTATTATAGTACCTACTGTTGCAGTAGCCATGGGTGTACATATTACATTTTTAAAATTGGGACTTGCCAATACATTTTTAGGTGTAGTCTTGATTCATCTACCACCCTGTATTCCCTATGGAGTAAGAATACTTAAAAATGTCTTTGAAATAATAGGAGAATCTCTAGAGTTACAAGCAAAAGTTTTAGGTGCAAACTCCTTTCAGACCTTCATAAATATTACTTTACCTCTCATTGCCCCTGGCATAGTATCTGCTGGAACTATGGTATTTATAGTTTCCTTTAGTCAATACTTTCTTAATCTTTTAATAGGTGGGGGAAGGGTAATTACATTTTCCATGATTATGTTTCCCTTTGTAAAAAGTGGTGACAGGATGTTAGGCTCAGTATACAGTATTGTATTTATCTTAACTACCATGGTATTCTTAGGATTAATGGAAATTTTGATAAAGAAATATTATAAATCTAGTGGTTTTTATTAA
- a CDS encoding TVP38/TMEM64 family protein, which yields MKKSTWTKLIIVLLLAGIYLFVPQVNLVVKEVVGLFGKGDVEVIKDYILSFGIWAPIISFLLMIFQSVAAPLPAFLITFANAGLFGWVKGAILSWSSAMAGAVLCFYISKTYGRTTAEKLTSKFALREIDSFFDKYGRNAVLIARLLPFISFDIVSYGAGLTSMSLWSFFWATGLGQLPATIIYSYAGEKLTGGAKTFVTGLLILFGVSAFAFLLKKLWNEKNKEKL from the coding sequence TTGAAAAAATCCACATGGACAAAATTAATTATTGTTCTTTTATTAGCTGGAATATATTTATTTGTGCCACAGGTTAATTTAGTAGTAAAAGAAGTAGTTGGACTATTTGGGAAAGGCGATGTAGAAGTAATTAAAGATTATATACTTTCCTTTGGTATATGGGCACCTATTATATCATTTTTACTTATGATATTTCAATCAGTAGCAGCACCACTTCCAGCATTTCTAATTACCTTTGCTAATGCAGGATTATTTGGATGGGTTAAGGGAGCCATACTTTCATGGTCATCTGCCATGGCAGGAGCAGTTTTATGTTTCTATATCTCAAAGACATATGGAAGAACTACGGCAGAAAAATTAACATCTAAATTTGCCTTAAGGGAAATAGACAGCTTCTTCGATAAATATGGTAGAAACGCAGTATTAATAGCTAGACTTCTACCATTTATATCCTTCGACATAGTAAGCTATGGAGCAGGATTAACTTCCATGAGCCTATGGTCTTTCTTTTGGGCTACGGGACTTGGACAACTTCCAGCTACTATAATTTATTCCTATGCAGGGGAAAAGCTAACAGGTGGAGCAAAAACATTTGTCACGGGACTACTTATATTATTTGGAGTTAGTGCATTTGCATTTTTATTGAAAAAGCTATGGAACGAAAAGAACAAAGAGAAGTTATAA